A genome region from Tolypothrix sp. PCC 7712 includes the following:
- the ribD gene encoding bifunctional diaminohydroxyphosphoribosylaminopyrimidine deaminase/5-amino-6-(5-phosphoribosylamino)uracil reductase RibD has translation MDNSPVVAQADASPNYTPENTLPVDSAGNRVGSDFDSLMMRRCLELARRALGRTSPNPLVGAVVVKDGEIVGEGFHPRAGEPHAEVFALRAAGESARGATVYVSLEPCNHYGRTPPCSEGLINAGVSKVVVGMVDPNPLVAGGGIARLRAAGIEVLVGVEEAACQQLNEAFVHRILYKRPLGILKYAMTLDGKIATTSGHSAWVTNQAARGEVHQLRAACDAVIVGGNTVRQDNPYLTSHQVGAHNPLRVVMSRHLDLPENAHLWETEEAPTLVLTEVGANPNIQEMLRQKGVEVVEFTSLTPDNVMGHLYERGFCSVLWECGGTLAASAIAQRAVQKILAFIAPKIIGGSHAPTPVGDLGFTTMTEALTLENVRWRVVGSDCLVEGYLPQQHQ, from the coding sequence ATGGATAATTCTCCTGTGGTCGCTCAAGCAGATGCATCTCCTAACTACACTCCAGAAAATACGCTTCCAGTTGATTCGGCTGGGAACAGGGTAGGAAGTGATTTTGATTCCCTGATGATGCGGCGGTGTTTGGAACTCGCCCGTCGTGCTTTGGGACGCACTTCCCCAAATCCTTTGGTGGGTGCAGTGGTTGTTAAGGATGGGGAAATTGTGGGGGAAGGGTTTCATCCCCGTGCTGGTGAACCTCATGCTGAAGTTTTTGCGCTCAGAGCAGCAGGAGAAAGCGCTCGCGGTGCTACTGTTTATGTGAGTTTGGAACCTTGCAACCATTACGGGCGCACTCCGCCTTGTTCGGAAGGTTTGATTAATGCGGGAGTGTCAAAGGTGGTGGTGGGGATGGTAGATCCAAACCCACTAGTAGCAGGCGGCGGGATTGCGCGGTTACGTGCTGCAGGTATAGAAGTTTTAGTAGGCGTGGAAGAAGCAGCTTGTCAGCAACTCAATGAAGCTTTTGTACATCGCATTCTCTACAAACGCCCTTTAGGTATTTTGAAGTATGCCATGACTTTGGATGGCAAAATTGCTACTACTTCCGGTCATAGTGCTTGGGTAACAAATCAAGCAGCCCGCGGTGAAGTTCATCAACTACGGGCTGCTTGTGATGCTGTTATTGTGGGCGGTAATACTGTGCGGCAAGACAATCCTTACTTAACTAGCCATCAGGTAGGGGCCCATAATCCCTTGCGGGTGGTGATGAGTCGCCATCTCGACTTGCCAGAAAATGCTCACCTGTGGGAAACAGAGGAAGCTCCTACTTTAGTGTTAACGGAGGTAGGCGCTAATCCGAATATTCAAGAAATGTTACGGCAAAAGGGTGTAGAAGTGGTGGAGTTCACGTCACTCACACCAGATAATGTCATGGGGCACTTGTATGAGCGGGGTTTTTGTAGCGTTCTGTGGGAATGTGGTGGTACTTTAGCTGCAAGTGCGATCGCACAAAGAGCGGTGCAAAAAATTCTTGCCTTTATCGCTCCCAAAATCATTGGTGGTAGTCATGCTCCCACGCCTGTAGGCGATTTGGGTTTTACCACGATGACGGAAGCTTTAACTTTAGAAAATGTTCGCTGGCGTGTAGTTGGTTCTGATTGCTTGGTAGAAGGTTATTTACCCCAACAACATCAATAG